A genomic window from Thermodesulfobium sp. 4217-1 includes:
- a CDS encoding glycosyltransferase, translating to MIKILGVVSDHTGCPYYRMKLPSKFIERYFSDSIEFNITDEMNESLMREHDFIIIQKTPYPERLEEFRYIKKLRKKLMLEFDDFYHDVPAFNPSRTYWLNRYKYYKKRPIDFFEDMLRTVDKVIVSTRFLRDFYKNFNENIVVNPNNLDPDIFLKITPAKQLGIEDINICWFGSSSHVGDFDIVGDVLKEIVLKYDNVKVHIGGDLQTYINLQVKDEKKSFHHWLPFDIYPFQYSKFQIAVAPILEHPFNRARSSLKYYEYGCSNLAGVYDRLDPYELEVEDRKCGILVKGRDQWFDAICELIENADLRANIAKNARDDVLKNHIWSKVKAEKYLKDVVGIDEEDILHPKKTFQKIEYFPKKDDVLSIFYFYYPVDESLIEDEIKLLEEFTKDLNAELNILKMPEKIQNVYSFIESNLKGEHFAIVTPIFLPYESDFDVFKALIRELEENDLDVISPTLLDMTGKILSCGLAFKEMDSLTGPVAPGYFLAESPPVFVDSVAQVMSALPFKFLVGKRSFIEKINGVETGNYENCEYAFIETLLKKRESLWVGVSKKCKVTYAFSESISQQLHAYRVGMEKDDQRKLFSRVEILPDFYIHSKWYVPNQWDTRIYKYGLTNKDRVLEMSSFERGQKVLSPYFKDDIQSDFIGIGVFKEEENDLRDLHKTLSWQQFPVFQVVEFLDSQSFLDNLSSSKEEYFVVTDKDARFHPWFLSYIYGVAKEQGVQLITVDYIFEDEPICTPGLSVEFLESYNYIGKTFVVEKRLLMQVLEERISDMPDLDSLFDELLESDLQEIENEIIEKLQGPSADFHYDLLLRISEKNPTTFRIPMHLVRSKASKNLEEERVALIDHLKRVGFEYDRIETIGDCFRIYPKVKEETTEVFIVGESADDEVINYLSRDFQVIRVLNFKELNEAVKKSKSENMLIVKSSIRRIDKEAVTGLTSYLAKDGVGITSLKALYSQNNLVMGLGLIVSKNIVTYAMHYSQIDEEGFAKRGVVVNNFISPIQEIFAMKREFFLELNGISDAPFSQFELALKALNLGKRTVIIPDLVAYFEEPFKSDSSAFKRKSVSKELSRILTRYKKFIVSDADIFFNPMINSSFNDFDY from the coding sequence ATGATAAAGATTTTAGGCGTTGTAAGTGATCACACAGGCTGCCCTTATTACAGAATGAAGCTTCCTTCAAAGTTTATAGAGAGATATTTTTCCGATTCAATCGAATTTAATATTACCGATGAGATGAACGAGAGTTTGATGAGAGAGCATGATTTTATAATAATTCAAAAAACGCCATATCCTGAAAGGCTGGAGGAATTTAGATACATAAAAAAATTGAGAAAGAAGTTAATGCTGGAGTTTGATGACTTTTATCACGACGTGCCAGCTTTTAATCCTTCAAGAACTTATTGGCTCAACAGATACAAATATTATAAGAAAAGGCCTATAGATTTTTTTGAGGATATGCTTAGAACGGTAGACAAGGTGATAGTTTCTACAAGATTCTTGAGAGATTTTTATAAAAACTTTAATGAAAATATTGTGGTTAACCCAAATAATCTCGATCCTGATATATTTTTGAAGATTACACCAGCTAAGCAATTGGGTATTGAAGATATAAATATATGTTGGTTCGGATCTTCCTCTCATGTGGGTGACTTTGACATAGTAGGAGATGTGCTTAAAGAAATTGTCTTAAAATACGACAATGTCAAGGTTCACATTGGAGGGGATCTCCAGACATATATAAATTTGCAGGTAAAAGACGAGAAGAAGAGCTTCCATCATTGGTTGCCGTTTGATATTTACCCCTTTCAGTACTCAAAATTTCAAATTGCAGTTGCGCCTATATTGGAACATCCATTCAATAGAGCAAGGTCTTCTCTAAAATATTATGAGTATGGCTGTTCAAACCTTGCAGGAGTTTATGACAGGCTGGATCCATATGAATTGGAAGTCGAGGACAGAAAATGTGGCATTCTTGTAAAGGGGAGAGATCAATGGTTCGATGCAATATGTGAGCTTATTGAGAATGCTGATCTTAGGGCAAATATTGCTAAAAATGCAAGAGATGATGTTCTTAAAAATCATATTTGGTCTAAGGTAAAAGCAGAAAAATACTTGAAAGATGTTGTAGGCATTGACGAAGAAGACATACTGCATCCGAAGAAAACTTTTCAAAAAATAGAATATTTTCCTAAGAAAGACGATGTATTAAGCATTTTTTATTTTTACTATCCTGTAGACGAGTCTCTAATCGAAGACGAGATAAAACTCCTGGAAGAGTTTACGAAAGACTTAAACGCAGAGCTAAACATTTTAAAAATGCCAGAAAAAATACAAAATGTCTACTCTTTCATTGAGAGCAATCTAAAAGGAGAACATTTTGCTATTGTTACCCCGATTTTCCTGCCATATGAATCCGATTTCGATGTGTTTAAGGCCCTGATTAGAGAGTTAGAGGAAAATGACTTAGATGTTATTTCGCCAACTTTGCTGGATATGACAGGTAAGATCCTGTCCTGTGGCCTGGCTTTCAAGGAGATGGACTCTCTTACGGGGCCTGTGGCGCCTGGATATTTCCTTGCTGAGTCGCCTCCCGTATTTGTAGATAGTGTTGCCCAGGTTATGAGCGCTTTGCCCTTTAAATTTCTTGTTGGCAAAAGGAGTTTTATTGAAAAGATAAATGGCGTTGAGACTGGGAATTATGAAAACTGTGAGTATGCATTCATTGAAACCCTTCTTAAAAAAAGAGAGAGCCTCTGGGTAGGAGTCTCAAAAAAATGTAAGGTGACCTATGCATTTTCAGAGAGCATCTCACAGCAGCTTCACGCATATCGCGTAGGTATGGAGAAAGACGATCAAAGGAAGCTTTTCTCAAGAGTAGAGATCCTGCCGGATTTCTACATACATTCAAAATGGTATGTTCCTAATCAGTGGGATACAAGAATATATAAATATGGTTTGACAAATAAGGATAGGGTTTTAGAGATGAGCAGCTTTGAGAGAGGACAAAAAGTTTTATCGCCATATTTTAAAGACGACATTCAATCTGATTTTATAGGCATTGGCGTTTTTAAAGAAGAAGAAAACGATCTAAGAGATCTGCACAAAACACTTAGTTGGCAGCAGTTTCCTGTATTCCAGGTAGTAGAATTTCTTGATTCACAAAGTTTTTTAGACAATTTGAGTTCGTCAAAAGAGGAATATTTTGTCGTTACAGATAAAGATGCCCGGTTTCACCCGTGGTTTTTGTCTTATATCTATGGAGTTGCAAAAGAACAGGGTGTACAGTTAATTACTGTAGACTACATTTTTGAAGATGAGCCCATCTGTACCCCTGGGCTCTCAGTTGAATTTTTAGAGAGCTATAACTATATAGGCAAAACCTTTGTGGTAGAAAAGAGACTGCTAATGCAGGTCCTGGAGGAGAGAATTTCAGATATGCCAGATCTGGACAGCTTATTTGACGAGCTTTTGGAATCAGATTTACAAGAGATAGAAAATGAGATAATAGAAAAACTCCAGGGGCCATCTGCTGATTTTCACTATGACCTCTTGCTTAGAATTTCTGAAAAGAATCCCACAACCTTTAGAATCCCTATGCATTTGGTTAGGTCTAAAGCGTCCAAAAACCTTGAGGAGGAAAGGGTAGCATTAATTGATCACCTAAAAAGAGTTGGATTTGAATATGACAGAATTGAGACCATAGGAGACTGCTTTAGGATCTATCCGAAAGTAAAAGAAGAGACAACTGAAGTTTTCATCGTGGGAGAGAGTGCAGATGATGAAGTCATAAATTATCTTTCAAGAGACTTTCAGGTTATAAGGGTCTTAAATTTTAAGGAGTTAAATGAAGCTGTTAAGAAGTCAAAATCTGAAAATATGCTAATAGTCAAGAGCTCGATAAGAAGAATTGATAAAGAGGCTGTCACGGGTTTAACCTCATACCTTGCAAAGGATGGCGTAGGCATAACTTCTTTAAAGGCGCTCTACAGTCAGAATAACCTGGTTATGGGCCTGGGACTTATAGTCTCAAAGAACATCGTTACTTATGCTATGCACTACTCTCAAATCGATGAAGAGGGATTTGCTAAGAGGGGGGTAGTCGTAAACAACTTTATATCCCCAATACAAGAGATCTTTGCGATGAAGAGGGAGTTTTTTCTTGAATTAAATGGTATTTCGGACGCCCCATTTTCCCAGTTTGAACTTGCCCTAAAGGCATTGAACCTGGGTAAGAGAACAGTAATTATACCGGATCTTGTGGCATATTTCGAAGAGCCCTTTAAATCAGACTCTTCGGCATTTAAGAGAAAATCTGTAAGCAAGGAACTTTCAAGGATTCTTACCAGGTATAAGAAATTTATAGTAAGCGATGCAGATATATTTTTTAACCCTATGATAAATTCCTCTTTTAATGATTTTGATTATTAA
- a CDS encoding methyltransferase domain-containing protein — protein MFKTNHNLKNFLREEVLKNKNNIRDALMIDVPEDMGNEMSSGSVQFIETSDYESSVSKFNLPNNSFGNIIISDTIHTLTDPAIVLIDCVNILKPGGNIRLIFQDVSSRNLLERTIRGDMLYKSVFNGRNYVRFFTKLSFFEWIKKINDSLGSSKLEVISVDSFQSITSGDSFFDVCPVSDDEYYFVHLKKQGLCQNLYSLILDRLAINEDRINRLEDYFSELIAREQDLKDNILAISKSNESVKEKIVELYNSSVTSFEKLKVHLSSVNNFEELKGVVKKFKEEQKG, from the coding sequence ATGTTCAAGACTAACCATAATTTAAAAAACTTTTTGAGAGAAGAAGTTTTAAAAAATAAAAATAATATAAGAGATGCTCTGATGATAGATGTTCCAGAGGATATGGGCAATGAAATGTCGTCAGGTTCTGTTCAATTTATAGAAACCTCAGATTACGAAAGCTCTGTTAGCAAATTTAATTTACCCAATAACTCATTTGGAAATATAATAATTTCAGATACAATCCACACATTGACTGACCCAGCTATAGTTCTCATTGATTGCGTGAACATTCTAAAACCAGGTGGCAATATAAGACTCATTTTTCAGGACGTCTCTTCAAGGAATCTTTTAGAGAGGACAATAAGGGGCGATATGCTTTACAAATCTGTCTTTAACGGTAGGAATTATGTTAGATTCTTCACTAAGTTGTCCTTTTTTGAGTGGATAAAAAAAATTAACGATTCCCTTGGGTCATCAAAGCTTGAAGTTATTAGCGTGGATAGTTTTCAATCAATCACATCGGGCGACAGCTTTTTCGATGTGTGTCCTGTTAGCGATGATGAATATTATTTTGTCCACCTAAAAAAACAAGGCCTGTGTCAGAACCTTTACTCGCTCATATTAGATCGGTTGGCCATTAATGAAGATAGGATAAATCGTTTAGAGGATTACTTTTCAGAGTTGATTGCCAGAGAGCAGGATCTCAAAGATAATATTTTAGCCATAAGCAAGAGCAACGAATCTGTGAAAGAAAAAATAGTTGAACTTTATAACAGCTCAGTTACTTCATTTGAGAAGCTAAAAGTTCATCTGTCTTCTGTGAACAATTTTGAAGAGCTAAAGGGTGTTGTAAAAAAATTTAAAGAGGAGCAAAAAGGATGA
- a CDS encoding class I SAM-dependent methyltransferase, whose amino-acid sequence MNLGNAKTNLLFSESDKKKKYSVSEQIIDNGLFHKLLLDQVRPESVVLEVGSLESDLGRYLSSKKRCRVYGIDAREESMKKARESNSYEGLFMANLNRRDNVGWQDFEKLDIKFDHILMADVFCQLTQPEEVLRAFLNKMDSESNILLSLPNITNLDVILNLFYGKFNYNEYGILDDNNLNFFSRRSFAKWVQFLNKEFLEDCNLDIYWLGFTRFPENEFLSLFKEKHNVLYNLFSTQESLSLQNCFKLYKMGDPVNLKRIIESPDSLDLINERLKKISEYKSFVDSLTGEKEEVEKLCLDISDLLDQLALSAKKEMKGDGYVQD is encoded by the coding sequence ATGAATTTAGGCAATGCTAAGACAAATCTTTTGTTTTCTGAAAGCGATAAAAAAAAGAAATACAGTGTGAGCGAGCAGATTATTGACAATGGGCTATTTCATAAGTTGCTGCTCGATCAGGTTAGGCCTGAAAGCGTTGTTCTGGAAGTGGGATCCTTAGAAAGCGATTTGGGCAGATACCTAAGTTCTAAAAAAAGATGCAGGGTTTATGGAATTGATGCTCGCGAAGAGTCTATGAAAAAGGCAAGAGAGTCAAATTCTTATGAAGGCTTGTTTATGGCCAATTTAAATAGAAGAGATAACGTTGGGTGGCAGGATTTTGAAAAATTGGATATAAAATTTGATCACATCTTGATGGCCGACGTCTTTTGTCAACTAACACAGCCTGAGGAAGTTTTGAGGGCTTTTTTGAATAAAATGGATTCTGAGTCTAATATTTTATTGAGTTTGCCAAATATAACAAACCTGGACGTCATCTTAAATCTTTTTTACGGGAAATTTAATTACAATGAATATGGCATCCTGGATGACAATAACCTTAATTTCTTTTCAAGAAGATCCTTTGCAAAATGGGTACAGTTCCTAAATAAAGAATTTCTTGAAGACTGTAATCTGGACATATATTGGTTGGGCTTTACTCGCTTTCCTGAAAATGAATTTTTATCTCTATTTAAGGAGAAGCATAATGTGCTTTATAATCTTTTCTCTACCCAGGAGTCTCTCTCACTCCAGAACTGTTTTAAACTTTATAAAATGGGCGATCCAGTTAATCTAAAAAGAATAATAGAATCCCCTGATAGCCTTGACCTGATTAATGAGAGACTAAAGAAAATTAGTGAATATAAGTCATTTGTAGACAGCTTGACAGGTGAAAAGGAAGAAGTAGAAAAGCTTTGCCTTGATATTTCAGATCTTCTTGACCAATTGGCTCTCAGTGCTAAAAAAGAAATGAAGGGCGATGGTTATGTTCAAGACTAA
- a CDS encoding glycosyltransferase, which produces MEKSLVTIAMPAYNHEKFVQEAIKSVIDQNYDNIEFIIINDCSTDNTHSKICEMIDICKSRFVRFEYINSDKNNGITKTLSKCLNWAQGRYFSLMASDDIIFLDKISLLVNELESLPDNYAIVFGDATYIDDQGLAMRVRTGSIESDRVMEVLASDRDDFNYLDEDEFGTYKTLFRGYLPTPSWLAKTEYILDVGGFNEAYFIEDMPLWIALSKKYRFKFFNQSVAGYRVHFRNTSSSFHIKMLIDLIKLLESERDYCIQNNLYDFWKKMMLLWLKEILKKESISPEQKKNVIDILREIKTKT; this is translated from the coding sequence ATGGAAAAATCTCTTGTAACGATTGCTATGCCTGCTTACAATCACGAAAAATTTGTGCAGGAAGCCATAAAAAGCGTTATAGATCAAAATTACGACAATATTGAATTTATTATTATAAATGACTGTTCGACAGATAATACACACAGCAAGATATGCGAAATGATAGATATTTGTAAGAGCAGATTTGTTAGATTTGAGTACATAAACTCGGATAAAAATAACGGCATAACAAAGACATTAAGTAAGTGTCTAAATTGGGCTCAAGGCAGGTATTTTTCTTTAATGGCTTCAGATGACATTATTTTTTTAGACAAGATAAGTTTGCTTGTTAATGAGCTTGAAAGCCTGCCCGATAACTATGCAATTGTTTTTGGGGATGCGACATATATCGACGATCAGGGATTGGCTATGAGGGTACGAACGGGCTCTATTGAGTCAGATAGAGTAATGGAAGTTCTTGCCTCCGACAGGGATGATTTTAACTATCTAGATGAAGATGAGTTTGGAACCTACAAAACTCTTTTTAGAGGATATCTACCCACTCCATCCTGGCTTGCTAAGACTGAGTACATCTTAGATGTTGGAGGATTCAATGAAGCCTATTTTATAGAAGATATGCCTCTCTGGATAGCCCTTTCGAAAAAGTATAGGTTTAAGTTTTTCAATCAATCGGTTGCAGGCTATAGGGTTCATTTTAGAAATACTTCTTCCTCATTCCATATTAAGATGCTTATAGATTTGATTAAACTATTGGAAAGCGAGAGAGATTATTGTATTCAAAACAATTTATATGATTTTTGGAAAAAGATGATGCTTCTTTGGTTAAAAGAAATTTTGAAAAAAGAAAGTATATCTCCTGAACAGAAAAAAAATGTAATTGATATCTTAAGAGAAATTAAAACTAAAACATAG
- a CDS encoding HAD-IIIA family hydrolase — protein MKILNNPRGIAFLDRDGTINERIIDGYVTDKLAFKFIKNAKKAIRLLNEEKFITVLITNQRGIARGLMTENDLEEIHSFMQAELLKSGAKIDKIFFCPHDILDNCDCRKPKPGMIFQALLELERDEVDINVPKYFIGDTDSDMQTAKNAGIIGLKIDAENGDFVDLLAAVEHLIKS, from the coding sequence TTGAAAATTTTAAATAACCCAAGAGGTATAGCCTTTCTTGACAGAGACGGCACGATAAACGAGAGAATTATAGATGGATATGTTACGGATAAACTTGCCTTCAAGTTCATAAAAAATGCAAAGAAGGCGATAAGGCTGCTCAATGAAGAAAAATTTATTACGGTTCTGATTACCAACCAAAGAGGCATAGCAAGGGGTCTGATGACTGAAAACGACCTTGAAGAGATTCACAGCTTTATGCAGGCCGAGCTATTAAAATCAGGCGCTAAGATTGATAAAATATTTTTCTGTCCTCATGATATCTTAGACAATTGCGATTGCAGAAAGCCAAAACCAGGCATGATCTTTCAGGCACTTCTCGAGTTAGAAAGGGATGAAGTAGATATAAACGTGCCAAAATATTTTATAGGCGATACCGATAGCGATATGCAAACGGCAAAGAATGCAGGCATTATAGGCTTAAAAATAGACGCAGAAAATGGGGATTTTGTAGATCTACTTGCTGCAGTAGAACATTTAATCAAAAGCTAA
- the cysC gene encoding adenylyl-sulfate kinase — MQKTFCLLITGLPCSGKTTLGKTLYENLSSKGIEVELFDGDRVRESISKDLDFSRSSRIENIIRVANRARDLMDRGSSCILSMVAPYSEARLKAQEIIGDGFVEIYLDVSLEVCEKRDVKGMYKRARKGEIKNFTGVDDVYEEPINPDIRIRTDILDVKECFKEIEGFLTRKFLMPTGVAEY; from the coding sequence TTGCAAAAAACTTTCTGTTTACTAATTACTGGTCTGCCCTGTTCTGGAAAGACTACTCTGGGAAAGACTTTGTATGAAAATCTTTCTTCCAAGGGAATTGAGGTGGAGCTTTTCGACGGGGATAGAGTGAGAGAGTCTATCTCTAAGGATTTGGATTTCTCAAGGTCTTCAAGGATAGAAAATATAATCAGAGTTGCAAATAGAGCGCGAGACCTTATGGATAGAGGATCGTCATGTATACTTTCTATGGTAGCTCCTTATTCTGAGGCAAGGTTGAAGGCACAAGAGATTATCGGGGATGGCTTTGTCGAGATATATCTTGACGTATCGCTGGAGGTTTGTGAAAAAAGAGACGTAAAGGGGATGTACAAAAGAGCAAGAAAGGGAGAAATAAAGAATTTTACAGGGGTTGATGACGTATATGAAGAGCCTATTAATCCTGATATCAGGATTAGAACAGACATTTTGGATGTAAAGGAGTGCTTTAAGGAGATAGAAGGCTTTTTGACAAGAAAATTTCTAATGCCTACAGGTGTAGCTGAGTATTAG
- a CDS encoding GNAT family N-acetyltransferase has product MPINNMLNQIEPSELIELFAKFPPYDFRVRNNNGVILFETIFNILTTADESIAKKLRALENFPILSGFFKPFATFVGTTLSEYLVLPDIDTDLFIDSIFEGWNTEYLIAKDIPKNSPLLSARENAYSDRLIDSLEKRGFVTIAGQALAYRLIDFESIDEYLMKFSQKRRYDFRRKLKKKPDLKLEIEDSGESFDEPRLAEYYQMYENVYNKSYVHFDKLTPDFFSGLLRSKTLGAKIFSYYAKTTNELIGYKICFQGEDMLIDKIAGFKYPQALDMSVYFVSWFDNLQYCLDNKLKKFVIGWTNPEVKAYLGADFNFTLHCVYPRNPLIRKALKYLARYFESDKNEFEKFMNKKS; this is encoded by the coding sequence TTGCCGATAAATAATATGCTCAATCAAATAGAACCATCCGAGTTAATCGAGCTGTTTGCAAAATTTCCACCGTATGATTTTCGCGTTAGAAACAATAACGGCGTTATACTCTTTGAAACTATTTTTAACATTCTTACGACTGCTGATGAATCTATCGCTAAAAAATTGAGAGCCTTAGAAAATTTTCCAATATTAAGTGGTTTTTTTAAGCCATTCGCAACCTTTGTGGGGACTACTCTGTCAGAATATCTTGTACTGCCCGATATTGACACAGATTTGTTTATAGATTCTATATTTGAAGGGTGGAATACTGAATATCTCATAGCAAAGGACATACCAAAAAATTCACCCCTCCTTTCAGCAAGAGAAAATGCTTACTCTGATAGGCTAATAGACTCTCTTGAAAAAAGAGGCTTCGTAACTATAGCTGGACAGGCCTTGGCATATAGGCTTATAGACTTTGAGAGTATTGATGAATATCTGATGAAGTTTTCACAGAAGAGAAGATATGACTTTAGAAGAAAATTAAAGAAAAAGCCAGATTTGAAGCTTGAAATAGAGGATTCTGGAGAATCATTTGATGAGCCAAGGTTGGCTGAATATTATCAAATGTATGAGAACGTTTACAATAAGAGCTATGTTCACTTTGACAAGTTGACTCCTGATTTCTTCAGCGGGCTTTTGAGAAGTAAGACCTTAGGCGCAAAAATTTTCTCATACTATGCAAAGACTACCAATGAACTTATAGGGTATAAGATATGCTTTCAGGGTGAAGATATGCTTATTGACAAGATTGCAGGGTTCAAATATCCCCAGGCGCTCGATATGAGCGTATATTTTGTGAGTTGGTTTGATAATCTTCAATATTGTCTTGATAACAAGCTAAAAAAATTTGTAATAGGGTGGACCAATCCTGAGGTTAAGGCTTATTTGGGAGCTGATTTTAACTTTACTCTCCACTGCGTCTATCCGAGGAACCCTTTGATCAGAAAGGCTCTAAAATATCTTGCAAGGTATTTCGAATCTGATAAAAACGAATTTGAAAAGTTTATGAATAAAAAATCCTGA
- a CDS encoding DNA translocase FtsK codes for MGKTVKFNAKYFQIVVLFIYTVVIIFGILPDSGQMGRYLRIISGQFGVAFFLFLTLFLIDLKLSTSIKTFFTELGLSLFISLCSVFLLGLYDIGFTIWPTNTSPIPVISAKFVPFLKFFFGVQGATTFLVLFLFFFLLLKIYYYNKKWPSLKPSLPPFLKKNDQIGKKKDLNKRSLETKINSAVEPEFKNRSVGQKKPDDFSYEKGSVQGQNSNVSEKIYKLPNPSLFKPPIQTKSTLDHSKVKEKLIKVFSDFGIEVKVVSFYEGPTLLFYEISLPPGTKLQRVISLADEVALGLATSSVRIDGPIPGRGTLGIEIPKSKRSAVRLSEILMDKSVKENPSKLLVALGKDVLGNSVVADIFDLSHTLIAGATGAGKSVCVNSILMSLLARNTPKDLELLLIDPKRVELSLYEGIPHLRTPIIVNAKDAAKLLKVYALNEMEKRYDLFAKKGVRNLQTFNEKFPEEKMPYIIIIIDEFADLMKLASQEVEEVVFRLAQMARATGIYLILATQRPSVDVITGTIKANIPSRIAFAVSSFVDSRTILDFGGAERLLGRGDMLYYPQGVLKPVRVQGCLVDDDEIKALVEHWRQYPSLHKTPLEIKNNNDEDEVELDELFDEAREIIVSTKRASTTYLQTRLKIGFSRAARIMDQLEKRGIVSAPKGNSGTRDVIADK; via the coding sequence ATGGGAAAGACGGTCAAGTTTAATGCCAAATACTTTCAAATAGTTGTACTGTTTATTTACACTGTTGTCATCATTTTTGGTATTTTGCCCGATAGTGGCCAAATGGGTAGATATCTGAGAATTATATCGGGTCAATTTGGCGTTGCATTCTTTCTATTTTTAACGCTTTTTTTAATCGATCTAAAACTAAGCACAAGCATAAAGACCTTTTTTACCGAGCTTGGCTTGTCTTTGTTCATCTCTCTTTGTTCTGTTTTTTTATTGGGTTTGTACGATATAGGTTTTACAATATGGCCTACGAATACAAGCCCAATACCTGTAATTTCAGCTAAATTCGTCCCCTTCTTGAAATTCTTTTTCGGAGTGCAGGGGGCTACAACTTTCTTGGTGCTCTTTTTATTCTTTTTCCTTTTGCTAAAAATTTATTATTATAATAAAAAATGGCCTTCATTAAAGCCATCCTTACCGCCTTTCTTAAAAAAAAACGATCAAATAGGTAAAAAAAAAGATTTAAATAAAAGATCGCTTGAAACTAAAATCAACTCAGCAGTAGAACCTGAGTTTAAAAATCGCTCGGTAGGGCAGAAAAAGCCTGATGACTTTAGCTATGAAAAGGGCTCTGTTCAAGGTCAAAATTCAAATGTTTCTGAAAAAATTTATAAGCTGCCCAATCCATCTCTTTTTAAACCGCCCATACAGACAAAATCTACCCTTGACCACTCTAAGGTAAAAGAGAAATTGATAAAGGTATTTTCTGACTTTGGCATAGAAGTGAAGGTAGTAAGCTTTTATGAGGGACCCACTCTGCTTTTTTATGAGATCTCCCTCCCGCCTGGCACCAAGCTCCAAAGGGTAATCTCTCTTGCTGATGAGGTGGCTCTGGGTCTGGCTACAAGCTCTGTAAGGATTGATGGTCCAATTCCTGGCAGGGGGACTCTGGGAATAGAGATACCAAAGAGCAAGAGATCTGCAGTAAGGCTATCTGAGATATTGATGGACAAATCTGTAAAGGAAAACCCCTCAAAACTCTTGGTAGCGCTTGGCAAAGACGTGCTGGGAAACAGTGTGGTTGCAGATATATTCGATCTATCACATACGCTCATTGCAGGGGCTACAGGCGCAGGAAAATCAGTTTGTGTAAATTCAATATTAATGAGCCTTCTTGCAAGAAATACGCCAAAGGACCTCGAACTTCTTCTGATAGATCCAAAAAGGGTGGAGTTATCTTTGTATGAGGGCATACCGCATCTTAGGACGCCCATTATCGTGAACGCAAAGGACGCAGCCAAGCTTCTTAAGGTATACGCTTTAAATGAGATGGAGAAGAGATATGATCTTTTTGCGAAAAAGGGAGTCAGAAACCTTCAAACCTTTAACGAAAAATTTCCTGAAGAGAAGATGCCATATATCATCATAATAATAGATGAGTTTGCCGATTTGATGAAGCTTGCTTCACAAGAGGTGGAAGAGGTCGTCTTCCGTTTGGCACAGATGGCAAGGGCTACAGGCATATATTTGATACTCGCTACACAAAGGCCTTCGGTAGACGTTATAACGGGCACCATAAAGGCGAATATACCATCAAGGATTGCTTTTGCGGTTTCAAGTTTTGTGGATTCAAGGACAATTCTTGACTTTGGCGGAGCCGAGAGGCTACTGGGTAGAGGCGATATGCTGTACTATCCGCAGGGAGTCTTGAAACCCGTTAGGGTACAGGGCTGTTTGGTAGACGATGACGAGATAAAGGCTCTGGTGGAGCATTGGCGACAATACCCATCATTGCACAAGACTCCCCTTGAGATAAAAAATAACAACGACGAGGACGAGGTCGAACTTGATGAGCTATTTGATGAGGCAAGGGAGATAATTGTATCTACAAAAAGGGCTTCTACCACATATCTTCAGACAAGGCTCAAGATCGGTTTTTCCCGAGCTGCCAGAATAATGGATCAGCTCGAAAAGAGAGGCATAGTGTCGGCCCCAAAAGGAAATTCTGGAACAAGGGACGTGATTGCCGATAAATAA